CCTTATCGGTCATTTTGCAAGTGGGTTCATTTAAGTTGCGTGGACAACGTATTTTTAGAATGGCACCTATTCATCACCATTACGAATTAAAAGGTTGGCCGGAGCCGCGAGTTATTGTGCGCTTCTGGATCATTTCTATCATTTTAGTCCTTGTTGGGCTGGCAACGTTGAAACTTAGATAATGACATATAACGTACGTGCACATTCTTATGTGGTAGGCGGCCTTGGAGTAACAGGTCAGGCTTGCGTGCGTTTTCTAAAACAGCAAGGGGCGAAGGTTAAAGCCTTTGATACCCGTGATACTTTCAATGTGTCAGCACCATTAAATATCTGCGTAACCACTGGGACATTACCTCGTGATTTTTTCGCAGGCGTCGACACGTTAGTGCTGAGCCCAGGCTTACCGCTTAACATTGAACAAGTAAAACAAGCAAAAGCCTGTGGTGTTGAAGTTATTGGCGACGTGGAATTGTTTGCACGTCTTAACAATACGCCAACCATAGGAATAACTGGTTCAAATGGTAAAACCACGGTTACCTTGTTAACAACGCATATGCTGAAAGCTTGTGGGTACGAGGTGTGTGAGGCGGGTAATGTAGGGCGCCCAGTACTTGAAACCCTTCCAGAATCCATGGCAGAGCTTGAAACTCTGTCTTCTTCTTTGGATGTCATTGTTTTAGAGCTTTCCAGTTTTCAGCTTGAAACGACTTCTAGCTTGAAGTTGAACGCCGCATCGATTTTGAATATTAGCGATGACCATTTAGATAGACACGGCGATATGCAGCAATACACAGCTGCCAAACAGCGTATTTTTAGTCATTGTCATACCGCAGTAGTATGGCGCGGCGACAAGCAGGTTACGCCAGCCTCAAACTGTGAAAACACTATCACCTATGGCCTTGATATGAGCGATACCGGCTTTGGTTTACGCGAAGGCGTTATAACCATCAACGGTGAAGCGCTGCTTAATACCGCCGATATTCGATTGGCAGGCATGCACAATGTGCTTAACGTGATGGCGTCGCTGGCATTATGCCAAGCGTTTAGTACTTCATTGAATAAACCAGCCCTGCTTAATACCGCCGCACGTGCAGTGGCTAGCTTCACTTCAGCGCCGCACCGCTGCGTAGAAATTGCCAACATTAATGGCGTGAAGTGGATAGATGATTCAAAGGCTACCAACGTGGGTGCCACTATCGCTGCTATTCAAGGGCTAGCTCCTACTACCAATGGAAAAATTATCCTGATTGCCGGTGGTGATAGCAAAGGTGCAGATTTAAGTGCATTAAAACCAGCGCTAGATGAAAGTGTTGGTGAAGTGATTGCGCTAGGCAAAGACGCAGAAAAATTCAGCGCTGTTTTTAGAGACACCACAATAGTGGCTTCAATGGAGAAGGCGGTATTGGCTGCTAACTTGCGTGCTGGTAACGGCGATATCGTCTTGCTATCCCCAGCGTGTGCCAGTATCGACATGTTTAAAAACTATATGCATCGCGCACAAGTATTTACTGATGCAGTCACACATATTACCGAAAAGGTAAAATTTGAAAGTGACGCTGGCGCAATGAAAGAAGCGGGAGGTTTGCCATCATGATGACGACTGCAAACGCTCCCCAAGCAAATCGCGCGTTAAAAACAAAAGATACGTCGCAAGCCGACACTAAATTAAGTGCGTTGTTTGCGGCTCGTCATGACGAACAAAACCTTCAAAGCCCTTACGATATTGGCTTAATCATTGTTGCGTTAGCCCTAATGACGATTGGTATTATCATAGTGACATCAGCTTCAATGCCTGTTGCTGAGAGAATTCACGATAACCCTTTTTACTTTGCTATTCGTCACGGTATTTACATTGTGGGGGCAATTATTGCTGCTATGGTGGTACTAGAACTTCCTATGCAGTTTTGGCGCACGGCAAACCCTTATCTGTTATTAGCGGCGATTGGGCTATTGGTGGCAGTGCTGCTTGTTGGGCGTACCGTAAACGGAAGTACCCGTTGGTTGGCACTAGGCCCCATTACCATTCAAGCGGCTGAGCCTGCCAAGCTTTTCTTCTTCACTTACTTGGCCGGCTACCTAGTTCGCCGTTATGAAGAAGTAACGGAAAATTTAAAAGGGTTTATAAAGCCATTAGTGGTGTTCTTCGCATTAGCCATGTTACTGCTGCTACAACCCGATTTGGGTACTGTGGTAGTAATGTTTGCCACCACCATTGGGCTGTTATTTTTAGCGGGTGCTCGCTTATGGCAGTTCTTTGCGTTGGTGTTTGCGGGCGTGTTGGCCGTTGTTGCCCTTATCGTGTTTGAAGAATACCGCATGAAGCGGGTAACCTCGTTTCTTGATCCTTGGGCCGACCCATTCGGCGCGGGGTATCAGCTTACCCAATCGCTAATGGCTTATGGCCGAGGTAATTGGTTTGGCCAAGGTTTAGGTAATAGCCTACAAAAGTTAGAGTTCTTACCTGAAGCCCATACCGATTTTGTAATGGCCATTTTAGCTGAAGAGCTTGGCTTTGTGGGTGTGCTTGCGGTACTTGGCTTAATATTATGGATGGTGGTGCGTGCGTTACAAATAGGGAACAAAGCCTTATTGAAATCACGCCCATTCGAAGGGTATTTAGCTTACAGCGTAGGGATTTGGTTCAGTTTCCAAACCGCGGTGAATATTGGTGCAAGTGCAGGTATTCTGCCTACTAAAGGGTTAACGCTGCCATTAGTTAGTTACGGTGGTTCATCGCTTATTGTTATGTCGGTGGCGGTGGCTTTATTGTTGCGTATCGATTTTGAACTTCGCGTAGACGGAGTTCAAGCGTTAGGACGTGGCGACAATAAGAGAACCAGCAAAGCAAAGGCAAAGCCTTCAGCTAAATCAGCGGCTAAGCCGGCAGTAAGAACGAAACATACCAATGCTGAACCGTTCGCTGATGCCGAGGCGGATTACAACCAAGCCCCTGACCTGAAAGCATCTGATGTGAACGCTCCTGATATGCATGAGAGTAGCGAAGACGCGCCAGTAGCTAAAACAAAAGACGCTGGGTCAAAAAAAGCATCCAATACAGTTTCTCCTGAAGACGAAGGCAAAGCCGGCATTAAAGCCATTTTAGCCCGTGTATCTAAGGAGGCGTCGAGTGAGTAAGCGTTGCTTAATTATGGCTGGTGGTACTGGGGGGCATGTTTTCCCTGGATTAGCCGTGGCTCACGCGCTGCAATCAGCGGGTTGGGAAGTAGAATGGCTTGGCACCGCAGAGCGAATGGAAGCCGACGTTGTGCCCAAGCATGGTATTCCCATTCACTTTATTCCAGTGAAAGGTATTCGAGGTAAAGGGCTAAAAGCTAAATTATCGGGCGGTATAGCACTAATAAAAAGTTTGTTTTCGGCTCGCCGTCTTATTAAACGGGTGCAGCCAGATTTAGTGATTGGGTTTGGTGGTTACGCCAGTGGCCCTGGGGGTGTTGCTGCCAAATCGTTAGGCATTCCCGTGGTTATTCACGAGCAAAATGCGGCCGCGGGCATGACCAATAAGTTATTGGCTAATATTGCCACGCGGGTGTTACTCGGGTTTGAGGACGCAAAGTCGCAGTTTGCTAAGGTTGCTTTTAAAGTGCACACCGTTGGCAACCCTGTGCGAGACGAAATTTGGCAAGTTAACCCTAAAGAAGCAGTTTCAGACGAAACAGTAAAGGGTAAACTTAACCTTCTGGTTGTTGGCGGAAGTTTGGGTGCCAAAGTACTTAATGATACTGTGCCTGCCACATGCGCGGCGCTGGACGGTTTGTCTATTCGCCATCAATGTGGGAAAGGCAATAAAGCGTCGGTAGAAGCGCTTTATGCAGGTTCGGCTAATCCCGTTGAAGTCAGCGACTTTATTGATGATATGGCAGCGGCCTACGAGTGGGCTGATTTTGTGATTTGCAGAGCGGGTGCACTCACCGTTGCGGAAGTGGCGGCAGCGGGCAGGGCAGCATTGTTTGTACCTCTGCCACACGCGGTAGACGATCATCAAACAAAAAATGCGCAATCGTTAGTGAAGCATGGCGCAGCCATTATGATTGCGCAGTCAGCATTAAAAGACAATTTAAGGCAGGCGGTTCGGCACTGGGTAACACACCCTAGCGATTGCCTAAAAATGGGTGAAGTAGCAAGGCAACACGCCAGTACTCACGCCACTGAACAAGTAGTAAGCCATTGCATGGCAGTAGTAGGAGTAGGGGAATAATGGTTTTTAAGACCCCATTTGAGAGCCCGCAAATGCGCAGGGTGAAGAAAATATTTTTTATCGGCATTGGCGGTGCGGGTATGGGCGGTATTGCTGAAGTACTGCTTAATGAAGGTTACGACATTGCTGGCTCTGACATAAACTCAGGGCCGATGACTCAGCGCCTTAGTGATTTGGGCGTAGACGTAAAGATAGGTCATAAAGCCGAAAACGTTGATGGTATGGATGTGATTGTGGTTTCTAGTGCCATTAACGAAGCTAACCCAGAGATTATTACCGCCAGAGAACAGCGTATTCCAATTATACGTCGTGCGGAAATGTTAGCGGAATTGATGCGTTTTCGTCATGGTATAGCCGTGGCAGGAACCCATGGTAAAACCACAACAACCAGTTTGATCTCTACCATTTTTGCACAAGCGCAGTACGACCCCACGTTTGTGATTGGCGGCTTGTTAAATAGTGCGGGTACTAACGCACGTTTAGGCAGAAGCCGTTATTTAATTGCTGAAGCCGATGAAAGTGATGCATCGTTCTTACACTTGCAGCCTATGGTGTCGGTAGTTACGAATATTGAAGCTGACCATATGGATACCTATGGCGGTGACTTCTCGAAAGTGAAAGACACTTTTGTTGAGTTTTTGAGTAATTTGCCATTTTACGGGCAGGCAATTGTGTGTGGCGACGACGCCAACATACAAGAGATTAGCCCTCGTATTGGCCGCAGTATCATTACTTATGGCTTTGAAGCGCACAACGATGTACGTGCCCAGGATATTACCTTGTCATTCGGGCAAGCTAATTTCACCGTTATACGGCCAGAGCGTGAGCCTTTGAAGGTGACATTAAACCTTACCGGTAACCACAATGTGCTAAATGCGTTGGCAGCCATTGCTGTGGCAACGGATGAAGGTATTGATGATGACGCCATAGTGACTGCATTGGCGAGCTTTGGTGGTATCGGACGTCGGTTTGAAGTGCTTGGCGATTTTAAAACCAGTGTTGGCAATGTTACCTTGGTTGACGATTATGGTCATCACCCTACAGAAGTGAAAGCCACGATAGCGGCAGCGAGGGCTAATTGGCCCGAGAGTCGTTTAGTGATGGTGTATCAACCACACCGGTTTACTCGTACTCGTGATTTGTACGAAGACTTTGTTAACGTGCTTTCTACGGTAGATGTATTGCTATTGTTAGACGTTTATCCGGCCAGTGAACAACCTATTGAAGGTGCTGATAGTAAATCTTTGTGTCGTTCTATCCGTCAACGTGGCCAAATTGAGCCCGTTTACGTAGGCGGTAAAGAAGCGCTTCCCGCCATTCTTGCCAATATTTTGGTAGAGGGCGATATCGTGATGACCCAAGGCGCTGGAAACATTGGTCAAATTGCTAAGTTGCTCGCCAGCCGTGAGATGGAGCCAAAAGTGCTGCATCAGGAGAGCGATGCATGAGTCTTTTTAGCAACGTAAAAAAATATGATGCTGCCGAATTTGGAAAAGTGGCGGTCATGTTTGGCGGCGACTCTGCCGAACGTGACGTGTCGCTAAACTCAGGAAACGCGGTGCTTGCAGCGCTTTTACGAGAAAATGTAAACGCCATAGCTTTCGATCCGGCAGAGCGACCACTTACTGATTTAATCAGCGAAAAAGTCGACCGAGTACTTATCATGTTACACGGTCGAGGTGGTGAAGATGGTTCAATGCAAGGGGCACTACAACTGCTTAAAATTCCCTACACGGGAACGCCGGTTTTAGGTTCTGCATTGGCGATGGACAAAATTCACACCAAGCAAGTATGGCAAAGCCTTGGCTTACCTACTGCTAAATATGAAATTGCTGATAAAAGGCGCTTTGAAGCTGGTAAGTGCAGCGCTATAATGGAAAAGTTGGGGAATGAAGTCATGGTAAAACCGGCCCGAGAAGGGTCGAGCATTGGCATGGCGAGAGTGACAAGCGCTGAACAACTCGAAAATGCCATACAGGACGCCTTTAACTATGACAACCAGGTCCTGTTAGAGCAATACATTAAAGGCCCTGAGTTTACAGTTTCAGTAATTCAGGGGCAGGCATTGCCGTCTATTCGCATGTCTACTCCACATACGTTTTATGATTACGCTGCCAAGTACCAAGACGATACCACAGAGTATTTTTGTCCAAGTGGTTTGTCTGACGAGCAAGAAGCACATCTTGCTCAGCTATCGACGCAGGCATTCGATTCTATTTCTGGCTCTGGCTGGGGTCGCATTGACGTGATGCAAGATGGTGATGGGCATTTTTATTTGCTTGAAGCGAATACGGTGCCTGGAATGACAGAAAAGAGCTTGGTGCCTAAAGCGGCCAAAGTGGCGGGGTTAAGTTTTGATGAACTGGTTTTAGCAATATTGGCCACCAGTTTTGACCCTGACAGCAGAGCATAAAGCGCAATGACAAGTAAGACGAGCACCGTAAGCAATAAGCCATCTAAAGACAGAGCGTCTTTGTGGGGCGGTGTAGTCTTCTTATTGTTTGTTATCGCGGCATTAGTGTTTGGCGCTATTAAGGCCAACGGCTATATGCAAGATGAACAGCAAATGCCTGTTCAGGTAATCGATTTTTCAGGCGATTACCAACATGTGAATATTACTAGGCTAGAACGCCTAATAAGAAAGTCACAACCGGGCAGTTTTTTTGCTCTAGATGTGAATGAAGTGTTTGAACTGGTAGAAGCGCAGCCATGGGTGTATCGCGCGTCGGTACGCAAAAAATGGCCAAACACGTTAAAGATATATTTGGTTGAGCAGCAACCCGTTGCCAAATGGAACGAAGATTTGTTGCTAAACCCCTACGGCGATACGTTTAACGCCGATGGGCATGATTTAGCCTTACCAAGGTTGTACGGCCCAGGTGGTAGCGAGAAGACCGCGCTTGAAGGATATAACTCCATGCATGCGCTATTGGCCACTACTGCTATGAATATTGAAGAATTATCGTTGAGCGAGCGCTTCGCATGGCAAGTTCAGCTTGAAAATGGTATTGAATTGAATTTAGGGCGCAAGGAATTTATCGATAGGTTACAACGCTTTATCGATGTATATCCCTTACTTGCGCAGCAAGAGAAGACGGTAAAATATATCGATCTTCGTTACGATACGGGTGTCGCGGTTGGCTGGGAAAACAGCAACAGCGATACAACAAACAAAGAGAGTTAAGGAAACCATGTCAAAACCTGCTGAACGTAATTTGATTGTAGGCTTAGATATAGGCACTAGCCAGGTAAAGGCTGTGGTGGGCGAGCTGTTAGACGACGATCAAATCAGTATTGTCGGTGTCGGTACGCATGCTGCGAAAGGCATGGATAAAGGCGGCGTAAATGACTTAAACCTTGTGGTTAAGTCGGTGCAACGTGCGGTAAATGAAATGGAGCTCATGGCAGATTGTCGTGTTTCTTCAGTGTTTATGTCTATTTCAGGCCGTCACGTAAAATGCCAAAACGAAAACGGTATGGTGCCGATTAACAACCAAGAAGTAACCCAAGAAGATGTAGATAACGTTATTCACGCAGCACGTAGTGTTCCTATTGCAGCTGAACGCAGGTTACTTCATGTTTTACCACAAGAATTTACTATTGATGTGCAAGAAGGAATTAAGAACCCAATTGGCATGTCAGGCGTACGAATGGAAGCTGATGCACACATTATTACCTGTGCAGACGATATGGCGAAAAATTTAGTGAAGTGTGTTGAGCGCTGCGAACTAAACGCCGACCAATTGATATTTTCAGCATTGGCATCAAGTTATGCTGTGCTAACGGACGATGAACGTGAATTAGGCGTGTGTGTAGTCGATATTGGTGGTGGCACCATGGATATCGTTATTTACACAGATGGTGCCATTAGGCATACCGCTGTTATCCCTGTTGCCGGTAATCAGATTACCAGCGACATCGCTAAGATTTTCCGTACGCCAATTAGCAACGCAGAAGAGATTAAAGTTAATTATGCCTGCGCGCTGAAAGACATGGTCAGTATGGAAGAAAGTATTGAGGTGCCCAGTGTAGGCGGGCGTGCCGCGCGAGTCATGTCGCGACATACGCTAGCTGAAGTGATTGAGCCTCGATACCAAGAACTTTTTGAACTGGTACATGATGAAATTCGTGCCAGTGGTCTGGAAGAGCAAATTGCCGCCGGCTTAGTGCTAACTGGTGGTACCGCCAAAATGGAAGGTGCGGTTGAGTTTGCCGAGGAAATTTTCCAGATGCCTGTGAGAGTGGGCAACCCAATCAACGTTAAAGGCTTATCTGAATACGTTGATGATGCAGGATTTGCAACCGTCGTAGGGCTTCTGCAATACGGCAAAGTGCAAGCAGATAATAAGAAGTCCAGTAAGCAAAAACCGGGTGAGAGTTTATTTCATCGCGTGCAAAGCTGGTTTAAAGGTGAATTTTAATTTTTTGGGGTCGCTATAGCTACGGCATCACGATTGGCAGGATGCAGATAATCGACTATGTGTCGTAGCGAAGCATAGAAGACGTACAACCGGAGAGTAAGTATGTTCGAATTAATGGATAGTCACGGCGAAGAAGCCGTAATCAAAGTCATCGGTGTTGGTGGCGGCGGCGGAAATGCAGTTGAGCACATGGTGTCTCAAAGCATTGAAGGCGTAGAGTTTATTGCGATAAACACCGACGCGCAGGTACTACGCAGCTCAAATGCTGACGTTACCTTACAAATTGGTTCAAGTGTTACTAAAGGTTTAGGCGCAGGCGCCGATCCTAACATTGGACGCGACGCTGCACACGAAGACAGAGAAACCATTCGCCAAGCATTAGATGGCGCAGATATGGTTTTCATCACCGCTGGTATGGGTGGTGGTACAGGTACTGGTGCAGCACCTGAAGTGGCAAAAATTGCTCGCGAAATGGGAATTCTTACTGTGGCTGTTGTTACCAAGCCATTCCCATTTGAAGGTAAAAAGCGTACTACGTTTGCAGAGCAGGGCATTGTTGAACTGGCTAACAACGTAGATTCACTTATCACTATTCCTAACGAGAAATTGTTAAAAGTGATGGGGCCAGGTACGCCTTTACTTCAAGCGTTCAGCGCAGCGAACGACGTATTACGTGGTGCTGTTCAGGGGATTGCAGAGCTAATTACTCGCCCTGGATTGATCAACGTGGATTTCGCCGACGTACGTACAGTAATGTCTGAGATGGGTAAAGCCATGATGGGCAGTGGTTCAGCAAGTGGTCCAGACCGTGCTGAAGAAGCCTCTGAATCAGCCATTGCTAGTCCGCTACTTGAAGATATCGATTTATCAGGTGCGCGCGGTATTCTTGTGAATATCACAGCCGGCCCAGATTTCGCTATCGACGAGTTCGAAACTGTTGGTAATGCTGTTAAAGCGTTTGCTTCTGAAAATGCGACAGTGGTTGTAGGTACCGTTATCGACATGGAAATGACAGATGAGCTTCGCGTAACGGTTGTTGCAACCGGTATTGGCGCAGAGCGCAAGCCTGATATTTCGCTAGTAAGCTCAGAAGGTTCGCGTTTAACTACGCCAGCTAAAGAGTACGGTAGCACAACAGCGTCTGAACCTCGTTCAGCATCAGTTGGTAGTACTGAAGGCAATCAAGCACTTAAAGCTGAAGATGAAGCGCAACCTGGTAATGATTTAGAGTATCTAGACATTCCAGCGTTTTTGCGTAAGCAAGCAGACTAATTCACCTCGCTGAAATTGAAGTGAATTTTTCTGAAATACCGTTGTCAGAACGGTATTAAGGGCACTATATGTCTGGTAGGTTTTAAACTGGAATTTTTCCAGGTTAGTGACCAGAGTGACTACTTGCGCGTAAAATTTTGGATTCGCGAATGGTTCAAATTGCGTATTTTTTGACAAATAAGTGGTAAGTCACTATAATTCGCGACCGCTTTTTTTATAGGTAAAAGCATAAGCAGATGATTAGACAACGTACAATCAAGCACCCGGTGCAAGAAACCGGAATTGGGCTTCATAAAGGGGAAAAGGTCACAATGACTCTCCGGCCTGCGCCTGCAAACACGGGAATTGTGTTTAGGCGTGTTGACCTTGAACCTCATGTTGATATTCCATCGCGTGCAAACGCAGTGGGTAATACCATGCTGTGTACCTGTTTGAATAATGAAGACGGCGTGACAATTCAAACCGTTGAACATTTGGCATCTGCGCTTGCAGGGCTTGGTATCGACAACATCATTGTTGAAGTTGATAGCAACGAGCTGCCTATTATGGATGGTAGTGCTAGCCCCTTCGTATTCTTGCTCCAATCAGCAGGAATAGAAGAGTTGAATGCCCTTAAGCGCTTTATCCGTATTAAGAAAACCGTTCGCGTTGAAGATGGCGATAAGTGGGCCGAACTAGTGCCTTATGATGGTTTCCGTGTCGACTTCCAAATTGACTTCGATCACCCAGTTATCAGCCAAACTCGTCAGCATATGACCATGGATTTCGATTCATGTTCTTATGTGAACGAAGTAAGCCGTGCACGTACCTTCGGTTTTATGCGCGACCTTGAATACATGAATGCTAACAACTTAGCGTTAGGCGGCAGCATGGAAAATGCGGTTGCTCTTGATGAATTTCGCGTTTTGAACCCCGAAGGTTTACGTTACGACGACGAATTTTTAAAGCATAAAATTTTAGATGCTATTGGTGATTTGTACTTAGGTGGGCATAGCCTTATTGGCGAATTGCGCGCTTACAAAACAGGCCACGGGTTAAACAACAAACTATTGAACGCCGTGCTTGCGCAGAAAGACTGCTGGGAATTTATAACGTACGATTCTCAAGACGAAGCACCTATCCATTACGCTCAACCAGTATTAGCGTAAACCGGTATACAAGAAGCCGCCTACATGGCGGCTTTTTTTCGTTTAGCTTTTAGACTAAACAATGATAAAGTAAGCAATCTATATAATTATAATTAATGTGCCATAACTTCTTTACTTCCCAGCTCGGCTTCAGCCGTGTCTTTGTTTGTTAGCAAACAGGTATTAGAAGCTCACTGAGCACGACAGAAATTTCCTATTTGTGGTATGAAGCTAACAATAACGCTATCAGGCAAGAACAAACGCTATCGTCATAGCATCAGTGTACGTACGCTGGTGAGCGCGACCGTGTTGTCGTCGATATTTATGTTAGTGTCTAGTCGTTCCACAGAATCTGTGTCTGAAGATGTAGCTAGGGTTCGTCTAGCACAATCTGAAGTGAATGAAACGCAACAAGACGTTGAAGCACTTAAACAACAGACCACCATTAAATTACAAACTTTGATTTCCCATATTGCCGAGCTTTCAGCACAAGCGTCTATGCTCGATGATAAAGGAAAGCAGATAGCAACAGAATTAGGTATGACAGCGGCTGACCTGGACGCTTTCGTACCGGTATCGATACCGGACAACCTCCAAGATGATCCCTTACTCAACGAGATTAATAAGCTTCAGCAATCTCTCGACGTAAAATCTCAGCAGCTTTCTATGCTTGAAAGTTTGGTGAGGGGTCACCATATCCATGAGCAGAGTCAATTATCTGGTCGACCGATAGCATCGGGATGGTTGTCATCTTATTATGGTATGCGCGCCGACCCCTTCACTGGTGAAACAGCCATGCATAAAGGCTTAGATTTCGCGGGTAAAGCGGGTGATGACGTTTTAGCTACTGCAGCAGGTATTGTTACCTGGGCGGGCGAACGTAGCGGTTACGGGCATCTAGTAGAAATAGAACATGGTGATGGTTTTATTACCCGTTATGGGCATAATGAAACGTTAACTGTCTCAATAGGCGACGTGGTGACCAAGGGTCAAGCTATCGCTAAAATGGGTAATACGGGGCGCTCTACAGGCGTTCATGTTCACTACGAAGTAATAAGAAACGGTAAGCAAATCGATCCTCTGCCATACGTTTATAAAAAATAAACACGGC
The nucleotide sequence above comes from Alteromonas naphthalenivorans. Encoded proteins:
- a CDS encoding M23 family metallopeptidase; amino-acid sequence: MKLTITLSGKNKRYRHSISVRTLVSATVLSSIFMLVSSRSTESVSEDVARVRLAQSEVNETQQDVEALKQQTTIKLQTLISHIAELSAQASMLDDKGKQIATELGMTAADLDAFVPVSIPDNLQDDPLLNEINKLQQSLDVKSQQLSMLESLVRGHHIHEQSQLSGRPIASGWLSSYYGMRADPFTGETAMHKGLDFAGKAGDDVLATAAGIVTWAGERSGYGHLVEIEHGDGFITRYGHNETLTVSIGDVVTKGQAIAKMGNTGRSTGVHVHYEVIRNGKQIDPLPYVYKK
- the lpxC gene encoding UDP-3-O-acyl-N-acetylglucosamine deacetylase, whose protein sequence is MIRQRTIKHPVQETGIGLHKGEKVTMTLRPAPANTGIVFRRVDLEPHVDIPSRANAVGNTMLCTCLNNEDGVTIQTVEHLASALAGLGIDNIIVEVDSNELPIMDGSASPFVFLLQSAGIEELNALKRFIRIKKTVRVEDGDKWAELVPYDGFRVDFQIDFDHPVISQTRQHMTMDFDSCSYVNEVSRARTFGFMRDLEYMNANNLALGGSMENAVALDEFRVLNPEGLRYDDEFLKHKILDAIGDLYLGGHSLIGELRAYKTGHGLNNKLLNAVLAQKDCWEFITYDSQDEAPIHYAQPVLA